In the genome of Mercurialis annua linkage group LG8, ddMerAnnu1.2, whole genome shotgun sequence, the window AGTTGAGCTTTCTCCTTCTCTGAATGCTTTTCTTTGTTCAACAGCTTGTAGAGCACTTACAAGCTCAGTGAGAGAGAGTTGAGACAAGTCCCAAGCATCTTCAAGTGAAGAAATTTTGGCTTCAAATCTTTCTGGAAGAGTCACCATCACCTTCTCTACAACTCTTCTTTCAGGTAAGTCCTCACCTAGCAACCTCACTTGATTAACAACTTTCATAACTTTGTCAATGTACTCCTTTACATTCTCAGTCTCTTTCATCCTGAGAAGTTCAAACTCCTTCCTTAAATTGAAGATCTGCATCTGTTTTGTCTTCTCACTCCCTTGAAACTCCAACTTCAGCTTGTCCCAGACTTCTTTTGCTGTTTTACATGCCATTATCCTTGTAAAAGTAGTGTCATTTACAGCTGAATGAAGACTACTTAAGGCTCTAAATTTTCTAGAGACCTTTTCTTCATACATCCTGAGCTGATTCAGGGATGGATTCTCTGGCAATTCAGTTTCAAGGTCTGATTCAACATCTCCCCATAATAGCAGACCTTTGAGATATGCTTCCATTTTCACAGCCCACACATGGTAGTTTTCACCTGTGAGAATAGGAGGAGCAGGAGCAGAAATATTGCTGCTTGTAGCCATCTCAAGTGTTTAGGGTTTTTTAAGTGAGTTTTCCTTACTTGTTTTCTCTCACACACAGTCCCACAAAGATCAAGTTTAGCTCTGATACCAGTTGTTAGAAATGTCCAGAATATAAATTCtagagaagaagatgaagatagCAAAAGCAAAAAAGGTTACTTCATTTCATTAATGCAAAACATATATAGTCTGATACAACAAAAGTAGAGTAATACCAAATCTCCATAATTTAAGGAGAGTTGTTTCCTTGACTAAAGGCTAAAATTAAGCTCCACCACAATTCATTCAATCTTCTAGTACATTCATAAGTCAGATTacaaaatatccaaaaaaaaacaaaactagcAAAAAATGTGCAGAGCTTTAGTATCAGCTCTTATCAATTCCACTTTTCTTGTACTAATAACATGTGATTGCAATCAATGTTACATTTTCAGAATCCAATGATCAAGAATACTTCCATGATTATGGGAGTGTTTGGTTCAACTTTTCGGGTTTCAAAAGACTCCACTAAAACATTTTGCGAGTTTCGAGTTTCCCCAAGCTcgaaattgtcaattttaattcTAAATGTCTCGTGGAGTTGGCTGAGATTGTGAATGGAGCTTTTCCGAGTTTAACGTATCTCCAATATTATTAGTGTGTGAATTTGAGGTTTGTTGTGGAATATTTCTACTCTTTCAAGAACTAAATTTCTGGCAAGTGCATGAAGACCATGCAAGGTGAAGAGAATTACAAGATTAAGCAGATTCCAAAAGTTATGATCAATAATAAATGGTCATGATATTATACATATATGCACTTCCACTTTCTTGTACTAATTTAGTTATAGCATGTGAATGCAATCTCTAATATATTTTGGGCATACAATGAGCAAGAGTAGTTTTATGTGTATTTAAGGACCAGTTGAACTTCACTTACTCAAGTCGAGTCAATTGTTTAGTCGAGTTCAAATATCCAAATATGTGCTAAAAATTAGCCACGTAAGATCACACTAACGGAGTCTGGTAAGCAATGAGACGGTGTTAAACTGCGGGCCTAACTGTTCATTTTTCAAACGTTGTGGGCATAAGTGAACCTTTTGGGACGTTAAGGGCTCATTTGATCCCGGACCCAAACCTTAGGAGGataaatgatccttttatcTTTGCCACGTAGGATCACACTAACAGAGTCTTAGGAGCAACAAAACGGCGTTAAACCGAGGGGTCTGATTGtccatttttacaaacgttggggtATGGATGAACCTTttcggacgttgagggcttacttgatccagaccccaaaccttaggggcatgaatgacccttttccctttaaaataatatttcttatttttatactaaaatttaatcttaaaatatttatacatacaTTCGTAACATAATTTTGTTCCACTTTCAGTCCTGAACTTTTCTAATTTAAACACCAAAACCTAACAAAAATGACATAGGGAAAATGACAGAGGTCTTACGGCATGAGCCTCTTGACCTCAAGAAtgaaaatacaaaagtttcaacaTCTTGTAAAAGCTTATAACTGCAaaatattaaagtttaattctttattttgtgTACATATTTGACTAAATAATGATATTTTCTGTACCTCCATCAGTAACTAAATCACTAATAATACATGTAGCTGTAAAATATGCCCTATAAGACCATTGGCTCttactaaaaaaattggaaagggAGACTTTTTGTCCGGTCAGCTACATGCTAACATAATCAAATTGGCCCGGCCAGGCCTGATATATAGCCTCCGCCAATATAAATTCTGGCTACAAGAAACCTAAATATGTGGATTTCTCCGATTAGAGAACAGCTTCCGAAACCATCTCAACCTCTCTTCTACGAGAATAGTCGCCAAACAGGAAATCTGTGAAGCAAAATGGCCCTACACCGACGCATCCTTATCCTTGGCATGGAGAAAATGCACCCAGCGAGTCGAGCACTCTACTTAAGCAACACTCTCCATATCTTACTCATATATACAGCTAATGACCATACAGAAAGTCCTGCTGAGATATAAAGCAATGCAACACCAGAAGCAACAAAAATTTGTGGCCCTCCGAGACTGCACACCAGAGAAAAGACAGAAACAAGAAACCTTCAGATATTTCAGCCGAATGATTGAAATACATTTCTTTTCAGGCATCATtctaaaattgacaatagatcaAGGTAGATAGATGAACAGTACGAACAAGTATTGGTCCAGCAATCACCAACCAAAAGTCCAGCAATTTTATTCGCGGATCATTGTACTGGTTACCATCAATTTCTTTGAAAAGCTATCTCGTGCCATTTTAAAAGACTTAGCCACTTCATTATGTGGAACAAACATTTTGAATAAGATTTTCAACAATGTTTGTATCCATTGGATTGAACAGTTATGTTGATTCAGGCAAGATATTCTATTGGTGATTTCATTTTTGGTGTGAAACACGTGAGTAGTTATGTTGATTCAGGCAAAGAACCCATTACATCCTTCTCAAACTGACACCAGATCAAGATGGAGAGATTATTAGTGTGAACAGAAATTGGTCCTGACCTGCTGTCTCTGGCAGCTAAGAGGATGATTAGCGCAATCATCTGCGTCGCAGTTTTCCACTTCCCTAAGTTATTTACAGCAACAGCCTGCAAAACATAGCTTCAAGGTGAATGGCCACAAATAAAGAAGAACATTTACTACGAGAAATTTTCAACTGAACAAACTGACAAATTTTGGAAACGTAAGGAAGAGGAAAGGAGGGTTAAAGATAATAGGCGATAGCAAAGAAACCTCTAATAGTTTAGTATTCTGTGATGCAGCCCATTCTCTAACTGCCGACATGGTTATCTACAAACAGATCCGAAACAGGTTTGTCAGACCAaataatttacctaaaaaacccaaactaaaataaaacaCGTGGTCTAAAgtgcaaaaataaataaaatccagTAGGCAAAGCTGCACAAACGGAACCCTATAATATCAAGTTGCAGTATTACCTCCCGACCAATTATAGCAATTGCAGGTATAGTGAGTAGCCATGGCACTTGTCCGAAGATTGCAACTTCCAAAGGTTTGGTACACAACAAGACCAAGGTAGCAGCAACCATAAGCTATTTAGAGCCCGCATGACAATCAAATAAGTCTTGGATCATTCAAAAAGAAACCATGCATAAAATTAAACCAAGACtggccaaaaacaaataaaagaaacacATACTTTATCAGCCACTGGATCCAAAAATGCACCAAAAGCAGAGCCTAGCCTCATCTGAAACACATGTAGGCAATTACTTTAGTAATCATGATATTCAACCTAAAAGTTAAAAACTTCTCGACCAAATATACACTTTATTTTACTACTTATACAAAGGTCGTACCTTTCGAGCAAGGTATCCATCGAGCCAATCAGTTATTGCTGCAACAATAAAGATACTTGTTGTAGCAGTTCTCCCCCACCAACTATCCAGATAAAAAGCTAAAGAGCAGAATAATTGTGTGTTAGTCGAATTAAATGCTAGCCATAGTTGTTAAAGGCTCTATCTATGTTAAAAAGACTGATATAACTGTAACAGACATATAAAgtataaacacatataaaataagtATCCTCAAAATAAAATGTATGCTTCTAACAAAATAACAAGTCCAAAAAAGCTTTAGCCTACCACTAGTTGCAACCTGAAACCATCTATTAGTTTTTCTTTTCTGCTTTTTACTCTATGTCTGTCAAAGACTGCGCCTCACAACCAGAAAGACAAACATCAAAATCGGACGAGTCATTTGATTATGTTCTTTAAACATCTCATCTTCAGACTGCTGCTCCTTAACAGTTTATTTTCATTTAGCTAGTCTAGAGCTTGAGTTCCCTACCATTGCTTCAAATTTTACATCAAGTGCTAACTCTTGCACTCTGAATCTTTTGCAGTAACTAGATTCAAAGTACAAGAGTGTAAGAGTCAGCGCGTTTTTGCAGGAATACATGATTCagtttttagtaattgaatAATATGGTTTCTATTTTGTTCTGACTTCGAATTTCTGTTTTGATTTTTCAGTATTAGTCAGCATGTTTCTACTCTATTTTTTCAAGGGTCCAAAGCCCAATAGTATAGCACATACAAAAAAATAGgatttctttaacttttataGTTGCAACAATAAAGAATTTTCCCCTCTTGTCTTAGGTGTTTATGCCTCGGGCACCTTTTACAACTACGATGCCAGCCCAGAGCAACCTAAGAATTAACAGCTATTGGGTTCTTCAAATCAGAAGATTCTCAGATCAAGAATTCTAGAGTAATTCTTCCCACATATGCAATAGAAGTCACTCAATAAATCATGTTCTAAGATTCCGCTTCCAAAATTCTAATACGTAAATAAACATGATTTTCTTATTCCAAGAACCACATTCTACTTTCCTATTTTATCCTCATTTATAAGATTGACAATATCCTTAAAGGAAATGCAGCTACAACCTAAACGCAAAACCtgagaaaattaaaagatttaagcATGTCATGTCTCGAGATAAACtaattaatcaattttctttatatatattcCGAAAGTCAAAAAATTCAAGAAACGAATTGAAATTCTATCTAGTCAATTCTCTCATATCTAGAAAAAGTCTTAGTTACAGAAATTCAATTCTTcaactaaattaatataaaaaaactagGTATCAtagaaaacaaatattaaaacaaaatcaattcacAACAGAATTAGACATGATTAAGCAAGAATTCAATTAAACTCACAAagaaaaattttaattattctaaataatatacaaaatatatccaaataaaacaaaacaaatccctaaATCAAACCGGAAATCGGAACTTACTGCAAATTAGAAGCGGCACGGCGGCGACCCGACCTAGGGTTAGAATAGTAGGCAAT includes:
- the LOC126660173 gene encoding CDP-diacylglycerol--glycerol-3-phosphate 3-phosphatidyltransferase 2-like — encoded protein: MAVLKLTTTAASFYGTKPYNWARPITTTTSAVTTTAASNTPTSLSLVQKSSKNSNATITTNWRTITPCAHLSYNSKPTTPNLLFLGFFSFRGHNRFSSNSSSSSSFSSSDKLSGSDSPSSGSGLVADMGSENKIHDADWYQSNDNDKNNNNSHLNGQKCPPHKQDSSSKFLTLPTILTLGRVAAVPLLICTFYLDSWWGRTATTSIFIVAAITDWLDGYLARKMRLGSAFGAFLDPVADKLMVAATLVLLCTKPLEVAIFGQVPWLLTIPAIAIIGREITMSAVREWAASQNTKLLEAVAVNNLGKWKTATQMIALIILLAARDSSLGGPQIFVASGVALLYISAGLSVWSLAVYMSKIWRVLLK